The following coding sequences lie in one Apium graveolens cultivar Ventura chromosome 3, ASM990537v1, whole genome shotgun sequence genomic window:
- the LOC141714294 gene encoding uncharacterized protein LOC141714294, with product MPKAKDNYENWCIRMKAILGANDVWELVEKGLMVPEDKANLNQVQKDQLQAQRKKDQKAIMIIHQCLDDSMLQKVASATTSKNVWDILNSSFSGDVKVKRVRLQTLRGEFEALRMKESESISDYFSRVLTIVNQMKSNGEEVSDVRVIEKILCSLVSKFDYKVVAIEEAKYIDEMTIDELMGSLQAHEEKMLKRNEPIEQALQAKLSFKNNDGRYTSQRGRGQGRGRGFLHGQGRGRGQ from the coding sequence ATGCCAAAAGCCAAAGACAATTACGAGAATTGGTGCATTCGTATGAAAGCGATCCTTGGAGCAAATGATGTGTGGGAACTTGTGGAGAAAGGATTAATGGTGCCCGAAGATAAAGCAAATTTGAATCAAGTTCAAAAAGATCAACTACAAGCCCAAAGAAAGAAGGACCAAAAGGCGATTATGATCATCCATCAATGTTTGGATGATTCTATGCTACAAAAGGTGGCTTCCGCAACAACATCAAAGAATGTTTGGGATATTCTAAATTCTTCTTTTAGTGGAGATGTAAAAGTGAAGAGAGTTCGGTTACAAACACTTCGTGGCGAGTTTGAGGCTTTGCGAATGAAAGAATCCGAATCAATTTCGGATTATTTTTCAAGGGTCTTGACCATTGTCAACCAAATGAAAAGCAATGGAGAAGAGGTAAGTGATGTTCGTGTTATTGAAAAAATTCTTTGTTCACTTGTCTCTAAATTTGATTATAAAGTCGTGGCAATTGAGGAGGCTAAATATATAGATGAAATGACTATTGATGAGCTTATGGGATCACTACAAGCACATGAAGAAAAAATGTTAAAAAGGAATGAACCAATTGAACAAGCCTTGCAAGCAAAATTATCTTTCAAAAACAATGATGGAAGATACACAAGTCAAAGAGGTCGTGGCCAAGGACGTGGACGAGGCTTCTTACATGGACAAGGAAGAGGACGTGGCCAATAA